The Thiobacillus sp. genome contains the following window.
GGCGGGTTTCGCCCTGGCCGCCGGCGGCGCGCCGGGCCTGCCCCTGGCGGACCTGGGCGAGCTGGCCGCGCGCCTGGACCCCATCGCCCCCTGGGTCTTCCTGCTGCTGGCCATCGGCTTCATGACCAAGACCGCCGCCATCGGCGTGCACATCTGGCTACCCGGCGCCCACGCCGAGGCGGAGACCGACGTGTCCCCCATGGTGTCGGGCATCCTGCTCAAGGCGGGCCTGTTCGGCCTGTTCCTGCTGCTCATGACCATGGGCAAGCAGCAGCTTTACGGCGTGGAACTGACCCACGTGCTGATCTGGGTGGCGGCGTTGACGGCCTTCTTCGGCAACCTGCTGGCCATCTTCCAGGAGGATGCAAAGCGGTTATTGGCCTATTCCTCCATCGGCCAGATGGGCTACGCCCTGTTCGGCCTGGCCTTGATGAACCACATGGGCTGGCTCATGGCGCTGATGTTCGTCATCAACCACTACATCTACAAGTCCATGCTGTTCCTCTCCGTGGGCGGAGTGGCCAAGCGCACGGGCACCCGGGAGATGTACCGCATGGGGGGCCTGATCAAGCTGATGCCCCTGTCCTTCATCGCCGTGCTCATCGGCATCATCGCCATGTCCGGGGTGCCGCCCCTGTCCGGCTTCGGCGGCCGCTGGATCTTCTACAACGCCATCATGGACAGCGAGTACCGCCTGCCCATGGCCATCCTGTTCATGGCCGGGCCCATCGCCTTCCTCTACCTGTTCCGGCTCATCCACACCATCTTCCTGGGCCAGTTGAAGGACGAGCTGCGGCGGGTGAAGGAAGCGCCCTTCTGGATCGTCCTGCCCCAGATGATCTACGTGGGCCTGCTCATGGTGTTCGCCGTGGCCCCGGGCCTGGCCCTGCGCCAGGTGGATGGCTACATCAGCACCTTCTTCCCCAACGGCGCCCTGCACTGGGAAGGCCTGCGCATCACCAGCCAGTACGGCTACTGGAACCCGGTCGCCATCATGGTCGTGGTCGGCGTGATCTTCACCACCCTGTTCGCCTGGCTGCTGTTCGTGAACCGCAAGGCCCAGCTGGTGAAGCAGTTCAACATCGTGTTCTCCGCCGAACGCCCCTTCCGCCCGGAGACCACCCACTTCGCCTGGAACTTCTTCGCCCCCTACCGCAAGGCCCTGGGCTTCATGACCCAGCCCTTCGTCACCCAATTCTGGGGCGCCATCACCGACCTGCTGCACACGGCGGGAGACATCGGGCGGCGCCTGTACACCGGCAACGGTCAGACCTATGCCTTCCACTTCCTGGCCTTCGTGGTCATCGTGTTCATTCTGGGAATGGGGCGCTGACATGAAACAGCCCAACACCGCTTGTAGGAGCGCCGCTCGCGGCGCGAACGGATCGTCCCGCAAGCGGGCCTCCTACCGGTTCTCCCGTTTCATGCGTCGTGATTCGCGCGATGCGCGGTGGAGCAACTGACATGGAATTCGAGTGGATCAAGATTCCCTACTCCCTGCTGACCCTGTTCATCGTCGTCAACTACGGCATGCTGCTGGGGGCCTTCATCCAGAAGCTGGGCGCCCGGGTGGGCCGCCGCCACGGCATCCCCATCTGGCAGAACTACGCCGACCTGATCAAGAACTACGGCCTGCGCACCTCCATCACCCACGGTGTCATGTTCTACCTGGGGCCGGTGTTCCGCCTCTCCGGCGGCGTGGGCCTGCTGCTGTTCGTACCCACCATCCACGGTTCGGAGATGTTCTCCAACCTGTCCTTCGCCGGCGACCTGATCCTGGCCCTGTACTTCGTGTTCTTCGGCACCCTGGGCATGGCCCTGGGGGCGGCGGAGAGTGGCCATCCCCATGCGGCCATCGGCATCACCCGGGGCCTGTCCCAGGTCACTGCCGCCGAACTGCCCTTCGCCCTGGCGGTGTTCGCCGTGGCCCTGCAATACCAGACCCTGTCCATCACCGACATCGTCGCGGCCCAGCAGGGCGGCATCCAGAACTGGACCCTGTTCACCAACCCCATCGCCGTGACGGCGGCCATGCTGGGCTTCCTGGGTTCCATGATGCGGCCGCCCTTCGACGTGGTGCTGGCGCCCCAGGAGATCCCCATCGGCCCGCCCACCGAGTACCACTCCTCCTACCTGGCCCTGATGCAGACCAACCGGGCCATTTTTCCGATTGCAAAAATCGTGGTCTACATGAACCTGTTCTTCGGCGGCGCGGCCAGCTGGCCCGTGTTCTTCCTCAAGGTTTTCCTGATCTATCTGTTCTCGGCCTTCGTGGGCGTGGTGTTCCCCCGCTTCCGCGTGGAGCAGTCCATCCGCTGGTTCCTGGTCTGGGCCGTGCCCCTGGGCGTGCTGGCCATCCTGTTGGTATGAGTACTGCCCCCGCTTCTCCCCTTCGGGTCGAATCGCCCCCCACGGGGGCCAAGAAACGCTTGGGGCGGCCCGGCGAGTTTCTTGAAAGGCAACAACATGAAACGTGATCCCCTGCATTTCGTGAAACCGGAGCTGATGCCCCGCAAGGTCAAGGGGCCGGACGGGGTGGAGTTCGAGGTGGAGCCCCTGAAGGACTACTTCTGCGACGCCCCGCCCACGGTGCAGCACGGCGCCTACATCAAGATCGTCGAGGACTTCTTCAACTGGGCCCGTGCGAACTCACTGTGGATCCTGGGCTTCGGCACCGGCTGCGGCGCCATCGAGATGCGCCCCCTCATGACCCCCCGCTTCGACGCCTACCGCTACGGCATCCAGTGGCGGCCCACGGCGCGCCAGGCCAATCTACTGGTGATCTCCGGCTACCTTTCCACCAAGACCCTGAAGCGGGCCATCCGCGCCTACGAGCAGATGCAGAGCCCGAAATACGTGGTGGGCCTGGGCTCCTGCACCATCAACGGCGGCATGTACTGGGATTCCTACAACACCATCAAGTGCCTGGACCAGTACATGCCCGTGGACCTCTACATCACCGGCTGCATGCCCCGGCCCGAGGCACTGCTGCTGGGCTTCGAGGATTTGAAGAAACTGATCCGGGCCGGCAAGGCGGAGGGTGCCAACCAGTACGCGGAGAAGTTCGCCTGGTACAAGGCCAACCAGAAGCAGGTGATCCACGACTGGGACATGCCGGACTACAACTGGTGATGACCGATTAATGGCAAACGAATGTTGAAAAAAAGATGCGCGCGCTATACGACCGGCTGAAGGCCCTCTTCCCCGTGGGCGAGCTCACGGAGCAACGGACGAATCTCGCCTTCGTCACCCTGCCCGCGGAATACCTGCGCCCGGCCCTGTTGCACCTGCGGGACCTGGAGGGATTTACCCATCTCGTGCTGCTGACGGCGGTGGACTGGTACGAGGAGGGGCAGGAAAACTGTGAATTCCAACTCACCTACCTGCTCTCCAACCGCGCTGAAAATACGGACATGGGCCTGCGGGTCATGCTGCCCCGGGTGGGCACCACCATGGCCAGCATCCACGACATCTGGCCCACGGCGGCCACCTATCAACGGGAATTGCGGGAGATGTTCGGCATCGACTTTCCCGACAGCCCCCGGGTGAACGAGGAGTTCATCCTGGAAGGCTGGAACGACATCCCCCCCTACCGGCGCGAGTTCGACACCCTGAAATACGCCCACGACAGCTACGCCCAGCGGCCCGGCCGGGAGACCCGGGACCCGGAGACCCACATGAAGCAGCAGCTCTATCCGGGCAAGGACTGAAATGAAACAGCCTCCCAACACCCGTAGGAGCGCTGCTTGCGGCGCGAATGGTTCGGCCCGCGATGGTTCGGCCCGCGAGCGGGCCTCCTACCCGCGCGCCCGTTTCATGCGTCGTGGGTTAGGCGCCGCGTTGTGGATCAATTGACATGAGCTACACCCCCGACCGCTCCCAATACCCGGCGACGAAGCCCGACGGCAGCCTGGATATCGACCTCACGTCCGGCAAGTACCTGAAGCTGTGGCAGGGCCCCAACCACCCGGGCATCACCGGCAACATGTCGGTGGAACTCACCGTGTGCGGCGACGAGGTGGTGGAAGGCAAGACCCACGTGGGCTACCTGCACCGGGGCTTCGAAAAGCTCATGGAGCGGCGCACCTTCATCCAGTGCTTCCCCATCGTCTGCCGCATCTGCGTGCCGGAGCCGGACTTCAACGAGTACTGCTACGCCGCCGCCGTGGAGGAACTGGCCGGCGTGGAGGTGCCGGAGAAGGCCCACTGGATCCGCGCCCTGATCCTGGAGATGGGCCGCATCAACAGCTACCTCATGTACCTGGGGGGCCAGGCCGGCGCCATCGGCCAGGGGGTCATCGGCCAGTGGACCACCTACGCCCGGGACCTGATGCTGGACCGCTTCGAGGAAATGACCGGCGCCCGCATCTACCACATGTTCATCATGCCCGGCGGCGTGCGGGACCAGTTGCCGGAGGGCTTCGCGGGCCGCATGGAAGAGACCCTGCTGGAAGTGGAGCGCACCCTGAAGGACGTGTGGGACGTGATGTTCCGCAACGCCGTGTTCAAGAAGCGCACCGTGGGCATGGGGGTCATCGACCCCGCCTGGCTGGACGAGTACGGCGTCACCGGCCCCAACGCCCGGGCCGCCGGCGTGGCCAAGGACGTGCGCAAGGACGCCCCCTACCTGGTCTATCCGGAGCTGGATTTCGAGCCGGTCATCGGCCGGGACTCGGACATCTACACCCGGGCCGACGTACGCCGCCGGGACGTGCTGGTGTCCGTGGACCTGATCCGCCAGATTTTGAGCAAGATGCCCAAGGATGGCCCGGTCATGGCCCCCATGCCCAGCATGCTGCATTGGAAGATTCCCCGGGGCGAGACCTACGTGCGGGGTGAATGCTCCCGGGGCGAGTACGGCTACTACCTGGTCACCGACGGCTCCGGCTATCCGCGTCGGGTCAACGTGCGGGGGCCGTCCTACACCCATGCCATGGCCCTGCTGGAACGCATGATCGTGGGGCTCAACATCTCGGATGTAGCCTCGTTGATGGTGTCTTTGCATACCTATCCGCCGGAAATAGAAAGGTGAGCGAGAAATGAAACAGCCCCCACATTCGCTCCGCTCACTGCCCCCCGAGGGGGTCAGTACGCTTGGGGCGGCCCGGCACGTACTGACATGAGCGTCAAGGACCTCCTCTCCCCCTTCACCGCCTGGAAACACCTGTTCCGGGACCCGGTGTCCATCGAGGACCCCCTGCACCGGGAGGCCGCCCCGCGTTATCGCGGCTTCCACCAGAACGACATCCAGAAGTGCATCGGCTGCGGCACCTGCGAGACCATCTGCCAGAACGGCGCCATCGACATGCTGCCGGTTCCAGGCGTCGAGACCAAGCAGGGCGACTCGGGCCTGCGCCCCCGTATCGACTACGGCCGCTGCTGCTGGTGCGCCCTGTGCGTGGACGTGTGCATGACCCAGTCCCTCACCATGTCCAACGCCTACATGTGGGTGGAAAGTGACCCGGATGCCTTCCGCTTCACCCCGGGTATCGACAAGAAGGCATGGGACAACGCCGAGCTGGGCTACCGCCGGCCCGACGGCCATCG
Protein-coding sequences here:
- a CDS encoding NADH-quinone oxidoreductase subunit H → MEFEWIKIPYSLLTLFIVVNYGMLLGAFIQKLGARVGRRHGIPIWQNYADLIKNYGLRTSITHGVMFYLGPVFRLSGGVGLLLFVPTIHGSEMFSNLSFAGDLILALYFVFFGTLGMALGAAESGHPHAAIGITRGLSQVTAAELPFALAVFAVALQYQTLSITDIVAAQQGGIQNWTLFTNPIAVTAAMLGFLGSMMRPPFDVVLAPQEIPIGPPTEYHSSYLALMQTNRAIFPIAKIVVYMNLFFGGAASWPVFFLKVFLIYLFSAFVGVVFPRFRVEQSIRWFLVWAVPLGVLAILLV
- the nuoB gene encoding NADH-quinone oxidoreductase subunit NuoB codes for the protein MPRKVKGPDGVEFEVEPLKDYFCDAPPTVQHGAYIKIVEDFFNWARANSLWILGFGTGCGAIEMRPLMTPRFDAYRYGIQWRPTARQANLLVISGYLSTKTLKRAIRAYEQMQSPKYVVGLGSCTINGGMYWDSYNTIKCLDQYMPVDLYITGCMPRPEALLLGFEDLKKLIRAGKAEGANQYAEKFAWYKANQKQVIHDWDMPDYNW
- a CDS encoding NADH-quinone oxidoreductase subunit D, which codes for MSYTPDRSQYPATKPDGSLDIDLTSGKYLKLWQGPNHPGITGNMSVELTVCGDEVVEGKTHVGYLHRGFEKLMERRTFIQCFPIVCRICVPEPDFNEYCYAAAVEELAGVEVPEKAHWIRALILEMGRINSYLMYLGGQAGAIGQGVIGQWTTYARDLMLDRFEEMTGARIYHMFIMPGGVRDQLPEGFAGRMEETLLEVERTLKDVWDVMFRNAVFKKRTVGMGVIDPAWLDEYGVTGPNARAAGVAKDVRKDAPYLVYPELDFEPVIGRDSDIYTRADVRRRDVLVSVDLIRQILSKMPKDGPVMAPMPSMLHWKIPRGETYVRGECSRGEYGYYLVTDGSGYPRRVNVRGPSYTHAMALLERMIVGLNISDVASLMVSLHTYPPEIER
- a CDS encoding NADH-quinone oxidoreductase subunit C, translated to MRALYDRLKALFPVGELTEQRTNLAFVTLPAEYLRPALLHLRDLEGFTHLVLLTAVDWYEEGQENCEFQLTYLLSNRAENTDMGLRVMLPRVGTTMASIHDIWPTAATYQRELREMFGIDFPDSPRVNEEFILEGWNDIPPYRREFDTLKYAHDSYAQRPGRETRDPETHMKQQLYPGKD